One segment of Kryptolebias marmoratus isolate JLee-2015 linkage group LG23, ASM164957v2, whole genome shotgun sequence DNA contains the following:
- the LOC108246837 gene encoding protein Shroom2 isoform X3 has product MERFERLSHPFPPGHLSPPKYMGSPEPLCGAAGKRDAGFSCFSSSSSPPVHDSSMSVRKGTSAENIFFKGLHGEGPQHRYLQPTLGNGGWEGSQVEEQPASRVSIAGRPGVGLVWQVPEKKRSQSPPPPPPPLRSDSFAATKVFPYSEGPSGPAKSQGRSQTCLRFQSSNQLHPNKLFSLSSSDISQSHYSQPPAHQRQYSDESPFYLQTRTAPPTKTQSVGSYYCSLQDLPTNAFSRKQVRHSTAFMAGGAANPSLESGGPSRYYGPAGKHPAQTAEHKARQSKSDGWRGETEKAHWMNSETSFSSVKAKYSGPQSQMPYGENKERHVGNGLHYENQSYEVSAQSHSPEAPLKGHSNDMKKFYPAHQNNDHKLSLLRPQDPWVPQEDHRISPLKTPLLHSLAQESRSLTERQPAASTMSATSTQEDTTTTGSGKLNRRSDRYATTLRKEIQQKRAQLQKSRSAATLTHEAEDDDADEWRSTETSASSNTYKDHLKEAQARVLQATSFQRRDLEPLGPEGSVLKAASGRIRGRRHFHPAKRTHSVSEPDKMDKVGVEGEPQTSSDPERKFSETKPAFSRPVLRSSPSPKLDETNKPKEMFPSRDPEETQQTTDPNQLSPGHKQVLLEQQRLGTFAEYQATWSKKKKSSDSKTQGRYHSAENILDASEEETAACVHERSRSSPSADFYSQNIPSQWRDPEDQQNSFSTREKAGSRSSDHSPQSGMSVPRNEGVVPGLPDHRTKPDPAGPTHATLSAGRRSASPNPDSQQPQTQSLLPPPRPHLGPETTSSSQEFLTGAQLDPAALQPLSSSGSDSQNHAAAGPAPPSSPSLNAESGPDPEEEKEQPEPPSASSSSSLTAGGARSPSPLFVPLRLTDRPPAVSLQDDSQRRSEEEPPVPAVMDVRSPVKKVPIRIVDSSDRQGQVGLHQSSETCSHVSALRTTEDPASPRIFTSPQEPDQEPDQELEQEPEQEPELSQESWSAGDLHLEDEAKREELARDIMGKDKSLVDILNQSGRRTTMDLMEGLFPPEEKILEGAQQRRRASAGSRLPTSNRREEEDLSSSAAASLVPSSSYYNTSAPKAELLIKMKDMQEQLEEQDSEDELDVDLASKKQELISSLARKLEVLREARQSLQEDVEDNEALGREVETTVQRLCQPNQLDKFRMFVGDLDKVVSLLLSLSGRLARVENALNSLEDDAPPEEKRTLTEKRKLLMRQHDDAKELKENLDRRERLVSSIMEEHLEAESLDDYRHFVKMKSALIIEQRKLEDKMKLGEEQLKCLMESLPLGSRT; this is encoded by the exons ATGGAGAGGTTTGAACGGCTCTCCCATCCCTTCCCTCCTGGTCATCTTTCCCCACCTAAATACATGGGCAGTCCTGAGCCGCTCTGTGgagcagcaggaaaaagagATGCAGGGTTCAGCTgcttctccagcagctccagcccTCCTGTTCACGACTCCAGCATGTCCGTTAGGAAGGGCACCAGCGCcgaaaacattttctttaaggGCCTTCACGGTGAGGGACCTCAGCACCGGTACCTGCAGCCGACTCTTGGGAACGGAGGCTGGGAGGGGTCGCAGGTCGAGGAGCAGCCCGCATCTCGGGTTTCCATTGCTGGGAGACCCGGTGTTGGCCTGGTGTGGCAGGTACCAGAGAAGAAGAGGTCCCAgtcgcctcctcctccacctcctcccctcCGCAGTGACAGCTTTGCTGCCACCAAGGTGTTCCCTTACTCCGAAGGGCCTTCAGGTCCAGCAAAGAGTCAAGGCAGATCTCAAACCTGCCTCCGATTTCAGAGCTCCAACCAGTTGCACCCCAACAAACTCTTCTCCCTGTCCAGCAGTGACATTAGTCAGTCTCATTACTCCCAACCACCTGCTCATCAGAGGCAGTACAGCGACGAAAGTCCCTTCTACCTGCAGACCAGGACTGCTCCTCCCACAAAGACCCAAAGTGTTGGAAGCTACTATTGCAGCCTCCAAGATCTGCCCACCAACGCTTTCAGCCGCAAACAGGTGCGACACTCCACAGCATTCATGGCAGGCGGTGCTGCAAACCCCAGCCTGGAGAGTGGGGGGCCCAGCAGATACTACGGCCCGGCAGGTAAACACCCGGCCCAGACTGCCGAGCACAAGGCCCGGCAGAGCAAATCAGATGGTTggagaggagagacagagaaagcTCACTGGATGAACAGTGAAACCAGCTTCTCAAGCGTTAAGGCGAAGTACTCTGGACCTCAGTCCCAGATGCCTTACGGTGAAAATAAGGAGCGCCATGTCGGTAATGGTCTTCACTATGAAAACCAGAGCTATGAGGTTTCTGCTCAAAGCCACAGCCCAGAAGCTCCACTGAAGGGACACTCTAATGATATGAAAAAGTTCTATCCAGCGCATCAGAATAATGACCACAAGCTTAGTCTTTTAAGACCACAAGACCCCTGGGTGCCTCAGGAAGATCACCGAATATCTCCCCTGAAAACTCCCCTTCTCCACTCCTTGGCCCAGGAGAGCAGGAGTCTAACTGAGAGACAACCGGCAGCTTCTACGATGTCTGCGACGTCCACTCAGGAGGATACCACCACCACCGGCAGTGGGAAACTGAATCGGCGCAGTGACCGTTACGCCACCACCCTTCGTAAAGAGATCCAGCAGAAGAGagcacagctgcagaagagcCGCAGCGCTGCAACCCTGACTCATGAGGCAGAGGACGACGATGCAGACGAGTGGAGATCCACGGAGACGTCTGCTTCCTCAAACACCTACAAGGATCATTTAAAGGAAGCACAGGCAAGGGTCCTCCAGGCCACCTCCTTCCAGAGACGAGACCTCGAGCCCCTGGGACCAGAGGGATCGGTCCTCAAAGCAGCCAGTGGACGCATTCGAGGTCGCAGGCACTTCCATCCAGCCAAGAGGACACATTCCGTCTCAGAGCCTGATAAAATGGACAAAGTAGGAGTGGAAGGAGAACCCCAAACCAGCTCGGATCCAGAGAGGAAGTTCTCTGAGACCAAACCAGCGTTCTCCAGGCCGGTGCTGAGGTCGAGTCCTAGTCCAAAACTTGATGAGACGAACAAACCAAAAGAGATGTTTCCCTCCAGAGATCCTGAGGAGACTCAGCAAACCACAGACCCCAACCAGCTGAGTCCTGGACACAAACAGGTCCTCCTGGAGCAGCAGAGGCTGGGTACCTTCGCTGAGTACCAGGCCACCTGgagcaagaagaagaagtcatCAGACTCCAAAACCCAGGGGAGATATCACTCAGCGGAGAACATCCTTGATGCAAGCGAAGAGGAGACGGCCGCCTGCGTCCATGAGAGGTCCAGATCTTCCCCCTCTGCAGACTTTTACTCTCAG AATATTCCCTCTCAGTGGAGAGATCCTGAAGATCAGCAGAACAGTTTCTCCACCAG AGAAAAGGCAGGGAGCAGGTCGTCTGACCACAGCCCACAGTCGGGCATGTCAGTCCCCAGGAACGAGGGGGTTGTCCCAGGCCTCCCTGACCACAGGACCAAACCCGACCCGGCCGGTCCGACCCACGCCACACTCTCCGCTGGTCGTCGCAGCGCCAGCCCCAACCCTGACTCCCAGCAGCCACAAACCCAGAGCCTGCTGCCACCACCCAGGCCCCATTTAGGTCCAGAAACCACATCCTCCTCCCAAGAATTCCTCACAGGCGCCCAGTTGGACCCGGCAGCACTCCAGCCTCTGTCCAGCTCTGGTTCTGACAGTCAGAACCATGCAGCTGCTGGCCCCGCCCCGCCCAGTTCTCCCAGCCTCAACGCAGAGTCTGGACCCGACcctgaggaggagaaggagcaaCCAGAACCACCTTCTgcttcctcctcgtcctccctGACAGCCGGTGGAGCTCGGTCTCCCTCGCCGCTGTTCGTGCCCCTCAGGCTGACCGACAGGCCGCCGGCGGTGTCCCTGCAGGATGACTCACAGCGCAG GTCAGAAGAAGAACCTCCGGTCCCGGCAGTGATGGATGTGAGGAGTCCAGTGAAGAAGGTTCCCATCAGGATCGTTGACAGCTCAGATAGACAGGGACAAGTCGGCCTGCATCAGAGCAGCGAGACCTGCAGCCACGTCTCGGCTCTGAGGACCACAGAGGACCCAGCTTCACCCCGGATCTTCACCTCCCCCCAGGAACCAGACCAGGAACCGGACCAGGAACTGGAGCAGGAACCGGAGCAGGAACCAGAGCTGAGTCAGGAGTCCTGGTCCGCTGGTGACCTGCACCTCGAGGACGAGGCCAAGAGAGAAGAGCTGGCCCGGGACATCATGGGTAAAGACAAGTCTCTGGTGGACATCCTGAACCAAAGCGGAAGGAGGACCACCATGGACCTGATGGAGGGGCTCTTCCCCCCGGAGGAGAAGATCCTGGAGGGGGcccagcagaggaggagggcgTCTGCAGGGTCCAGACTGCCCACCTCAAACAG gagggaggaagaggatcTGTCTTCATCAGCCGCAGCCTCACTGGTCCCCAGCTCCTCTTATTACAACACATCTGCTCCCAAAGCCGAGCTCCTCATCAAGATGAAGGAcatgcaggagcagctggaggagcaggacTCGGAGGACGAGCTGGATGTGGACCTGGCCAGTAAAAAG CAAGAGTTGATCTCCAGCCTGGCGAGGAAGCTGGAGGTGCTGCGGGAGGCGCGGCAGAGCCTGCAGGAGGACGTGGAGGACAACGAGGCTCTGGGTCGGGAGGTGGAGACCACCGTGCAGCGGCTCTGCCAGCCCAACCAGCTCGACAAGTTCCGCATGTTTGTGGGTGACCTGGATAAGGTGGTGAGCCTGCTGCTGTCGCTGTCGGGACGACTCGCCCGGGTGGAGAACGCCCTCAACAGCCTGGAGGACGACGCTCCGCCAGAGGAGAAG CGAACCCTGACGGAGAAGCGTAAGCTGCTGATGAGGCAGCACGACGACGCcaaggagctgaaggagaaccTGGACCGCCGCGAGCGTCTGGTGTCCAGCATCATGGAGGAGCACCTGGAGGCAGAGAGCCTGGACGACTACAGGCACTTTGTGAAAATGAAGTCGGCGCTCATCATCGAGCAGCGAAAGCTGGAAGACAAGATGAAGCTGGGCGAGGAGCAGCTGAAGTGCCTGATGGAGAGCCTGCCGCTGGGATCGAGAACCTGA
- the LOC108246837 gene encoding protein Shroom2 isoform X1, translating into MDAISYRDDLRLSAGRMRWWREEDEELVKVLLRGKAPWGFTLRGGTEHGEPLVITKVEEGSAAAAVRLQAGDEMVSVNAVPLSGSRQQIVCLVKSSHRTLSLVVRRKHDPGVRPHSWHASKLTDEESQPAGREATPAPQWQPKHEARPKESSTEGDQRTQQTNRSPLSSMERFERLSHPFPPGHLSPPKYMGSPEPLCGAAGKRDAGFSCFSSSSSPPVHDSSMSVRKGTSAENIFFKGLHGEGPQHRYLQPTLGNGGWEGSQVEEQPASRVSIAGRPGVGLVWQVPEKKRSQSPPPPPPPLRSDSFAATKVFPYSEGPSGPAKSQGRSQTCLRFQSSNQLHPNKLFSLSSSDISQSHYSQPPAHQRQYSDESPFYLQTRTAPPTKTQSVGSYYCSLQDLPTNAFSRKQVRHSTAFMAGGAANPSLESGGPSRYYGPAGKHPAQTAEHKARQSKSDGWRGETEKAHWMNSETSFSSVKAKYSGPQSQMPYGENKERHVGNGLHYENQSYEVSAQSHSPEAPLKGHSNDMKKFYPAHQNNDHKLSLLRPQDPWVPQEDHRISPLKTPLLHSLAQESRSLTERQPAASTMSATSTQEDTTTTGSGKLNRRSDRYATTLRKEIQQKRAQLQKSRSAATLTHEAEDDDADEWRSTETSASSNTYKDHLKEAQARVLQATSFQRRDLEPLGPEGSVLKAASGRIRGRRHFHPAKRTHSVSEPDKMDKVGVEGEPQTSSDPERKFSETKPAFSRPVLRSSPSPKLDETNKPKEMFPSRDPEETQQTTDPNQLSPGHKQVLLEQQRLGTFAEYQATWSKKKKSSDSKTQGRYHSAENILDASEEETAACVHERSRSSPSADFYSQNIPSQWRDPEDQQNSFSTREKAGSRSSDHSPQSGMSVPRNEGVVPGLPDHRTKPDPAGPTHATLSAGRRSASPNPDSQQPQTQSLLPPPRPHLGPETTSSSQEFLTGAQLDPAALQPLSSSGSDSQNHAAAGPAPPSSPSLNAESGPDPEEEKEQPEPPSASSSSSLTAGGARSPSPLFVPLRLTDRPPAVSLQDDSQRRSEEEPPVPAVMDVRSPVKKVPIRIVDSSDRQGQVGLHQSSETCSHVSALRTTEDPASPRIFTSPQEPDQEPDQELEQEPEQEPELSQESWSAGDLHLEDEAKREELARDIMGKDKSLVDILNQSGRRTTMDLMEGLFPPEEKILEGAQQRRRASAGSRLPTSNRREEEDLSSSAAASLVPSSSYYNTSAPKAELLIKMKDMQEQLEEQDSEDELDVDLASKKQELISSLARKLEVLREARQSLQEDVEDNEALGREVETTVQRLCQPNQLDKFRMFVGDLDKVVSLLLSLSGRLARVENALNSLEDDAPPEEKRTLTEKRKLLMRQHDDAKELKENLDRRERLVSSIMEEHLEAESLDDYRHFVKMKSALIIEQRKLEDKMKLGEEQLKCLMESLPLGSRT; encoded by the exons ATGGATGCCATCAGCTACAGAGACGACCTGAGGCTCTCAGCCGGGAGGATGAGGTGGTGGCGAGAGGAGGACGAAGAGCTGGTGAAGGTGCTGCTCCGAGGCAAAGCGCCGTGGGGGTTCACCCTGAGGGGGGGCACCGAGCACGGGGAGCCGCTGGTCATCACAAAG GTGGAGGAGGGCAGCGCGGCGGCGGCGGTCCGTCTGCAGGCCGGAGATGAGATGGTGAGCGTGAACGCGGTTCCTCTCAGCGGCTCCCGTCAGCAGATCGTCTGCCTGGTGAAGAGCTCCCACAGGACCCTGAGCCTGGTGGTCCGGAG GAAACATGATCCCGGCGTGCGGCCTCATTCCTGGCACGCCTCCAAGCTGACAGACGAGGAGTCCCAGCCCGCCGGGCGTGAGGCCACCCCGGCACCACAGTGGCAGCCAAAACATGAAGCAAG GCCCAAAGAGTCATCCACTGAAGGCGACCAGAGGACCCAGCAGACCAATCGGAGCCCGCTGAGCAGCATGGAGAGGTTTGAACGGCTCTCCCATCCCTTCCCTCCTGGTCATCTTTCCCCACCTAAATACATGGGCAGTCCTGAGCCGCTCTGTGgagcagcaggaaaaagagATGCAGGGTTCAGCTgcttctccagcagctccagcccTCCTGTTCACGACTCCAGCATGTCCGTTAGGAAGGGCACCAGCGCcgaaaacattttctttaaggGCCTTCACGGTGAGGGACCTCAGCACCGGTACCTGCAGCCGACTCTTGGGAACGGAGGCTGGGAGGGGTCGCAGGTCGAGGAGCAGCCCGCATCTCGGGTTTCCATTGCTGGGAGACCCGGTGTTGGCCTGGTGTGGCAGGTACCAGAGAAGAAGAGGTCCCAgtcgcctcctcctccacctcctcccctcCGCAGTGACAGCTTTGCTGCCACCAAGGTGTTCCCTTACTCCGAAGGGCCTTCAGGTCCAGCAAAGAGTCAAGGCAGATCTCAAACCTGCCTCCGATTTCAGAGCTCCAACCAGTTGCACCCCAACAAACTCTTCTCCCTGTCCAGCAGTGACATTAGTCAGTCTCATTACTCCCAACCACCTGCTCATCAGAGGCAGTACAGCGACGAAAGTCCCTTCTACCTGCAGACCAGGACTGCTCCTCCCACAAAGACCCAAAGTGTTGGAAGCTACTATTGCAGCCTCCAAGATCTGCCCACCAACGCTTTCAGCCGCAAACAGGTGCGACACTCCACAGCATTCATGGCAGGCGGTGCTGCAAACCCCAGCCTGGAGAGTGGGGGGCCCAGCAGATACTACGGCCCGGCAGGTAAACACCCGGCCCAGACTGCCGAGCACAAGGCCCGGCAGAGCAAATCAGATGGTTggagaggagagacagagaaagcTCACTGGATGAACAGTGAAACCAGCTTCTCAAGCGTTAAGGCGAAGTACTCTGGACCTCAGTCCCAGATGCCTTACGGTGAAAATAAGGAGCGCCATGTCGGTAATGGTCTTCACTATGAAAACCAGAGCTATGAGGTTTCTGCTCAAAGCCACAGCCCAGAAGCTCCACTGAAGGGACACTCTAATGATATGAAAAAGTTCTATCCAGCGCATCAGAATAATGACCACAAGCTTAGTCTTTTAAGACCACAAGACCCCTGGGTGCCTCAGGAAGATCACCGAATATCTCCCCTGAAAACTCCCCTTCTCCACTCCTTGGCCCAGGAGAGCAGGAGTCTAACTGAGAGACAACCGGCAGCTTCTACGATGTCTGCGACGTCCACTCAGGAGGATACCACCACCACCGGCAGTGGGAAACTGAATCGGCGCAGTGACCGTTACGCCACCACCCTTCGTAAAGAGATCCAGCAGAAGAGagcacagctgcagaagagcCGCAGCGCTGCAACCCTGACTCATGAGGCAGAGGACGACGATGCAGACGAGTGGAGATCCACGGAGACGTCTGCTTCCTCAAACACCTACAAGGATCATTTAAAGGAAGCACAGGCAAGGGTCCTCCAGGCCACCTCCTTCCAGAGACGAGACCTCGAGCCCCTGGGACCAGAGGGATCGGTCCTCAAAGCAGCCAGTGGACGCATTCGAGGTCGCAGGCACTTCCATCCAGCCAAGAGGACACATTCCGTCTCAGAGCCTGATAAAATGGACAAAGTAGGAGTGGAAGGAGAACCCCAAACCAGCTCGGATCCAGAGAGGAAGTTCTCTGAGACCAAACCAGCGTTCTCCAGGCCGGTGCTGAGGTCGAGTCCTAGTCCAAAACTTGATGAGACGAACAAACCAAAAGAGATGTTTCCCTCCAGAGATCCTGAGGAGACTCAGCAAACCACAGACCCCAACCAGCTGAGTCCTGGACACAAACAGGTCCTCCTGGAGCAGCAGAGGCTGGGTACCTTCGCTGAGTACCAGGCCACCTGgagcaagaagaagaagtcatCAGACTCCAAAACCCAGGGGAGATATCACTCAGCGGAGAACATCCTTGATGCAAGCGAAGAGGAGACGGCCGCCTGCGTCCATGAGAGGTCCAGATCTTCCCCCTCTGCAGACTTTTACTCTCAG AATATTCCCTCTCAGTGGAGAGATCCTGAAGATCAGCAGAACAGTTTCTCCACCAG AGAAAAGGCAGGGAGCAGGTCGTCTGACCACAGCCCACAGTCGGGCATGTCAGTCCCCAGGAACGAGGGGGTTGTCCCAGGCCTCCCTGACCACAGGACCAAACCCGACCCGGCCGGTCCGACCCACGCCACACTCTCCGCTGGTCGTCGCAGCGCCAGCCCCAACCCTGACTCCCAGCAGCCACAAACCCAGAGCCTGCTGCCACCACCCAGGCCCCATTTAGGTCCAGAAACCACATCCTCCTCCCAAGAATTCCTCACAGGCGCCCAGTTGGACCCGGCAGCACTCCAGCCTCTGTCCAGCTCTGGTTCTGACAGTCAGAACCATGCAGCTGCTGGCCCCGCCCCGCCCAGTTCTCCCAGCCTCAACGCAGAGTCTGGACCCGACcctgaggaggagaaggagcaaCCAGAACCACCTTCTgcttcctcctcgtcctccctGACAGCCGGTGGAGCTCGGTCTCCCTCGCCGCTGTTCGTGCCCCTCAGGCTGACCGACAGGCCGCCGGCGGTGTCCCTGCAGGATGACTCACAGCGCAG GTCAGAAGAAGAACCTCCGGTCCCGGCAGTGATGGATGTGAGGAGTCCAGTGAAGAAGGTTCCCATCAGGATCGTTGACAGCTCAGATAGACAGGGACAAGTCGGCCTGCATCAGAGCAGCGAGACCTGCAGCCACGTCTCGGCTCTGAGGACCACAGAGGACCCAGCTTCACCCCGGATCTTCACCTCCCCCCAGGAACCAGACCAGGAACCGGACCAGGAACTGGAGCAGGAACCGGAGCAGGAACCAGAGCTGAGTCAGGAGTCCTGGTCCGCTGGTGACCTGCACCTCGAGGACGAGGCCAAGAGAGAAGAGCTGGCCCGGGACATCATGGGTAAAGACAAGTCTCTGGTGGACATCCTGAACCAAAGCGGAAGGAGGACCACCATGGACCTGATGGAGGGGCTCTTCCCCCCGGAGGAGAAGATCCTGGAGGGGGcccagcagaggaggagggcgTCTGCAGGGTCCAGACTGCCCACCTCAAACAG gagggaggaagaggatcTGTCTTCATCAGCCGCAGCCTCACTGGTCCCCAGCTCCTCTTATTACAACACATCTGCTCCCAAAGCCGAGCTCCTCATCAAGATGAAGGAcatgcaggagcagctggaggagcaggacTCGGAGGACGAGCTGGATGTGGACCTGGCCAGTAAAAAG CAAGAGTTGATCTCCAGCCTGGCGAGGAAGCTGGAGGTGCTGCGGGAGGCGCGGCAGAGCCTGCAGGAGGACGTGGAGGACAACGAGGCTCTGGGTCGGGAGGTGGAGACCACCGTGCAGCGGCTCTGCCAGCCCAACCAGCTCGACAAGTTCCGCATGTTTGTGGGTGACCTGGATAAGGTGGTGAGCCTGCTGCTGTCGCTGTCGGGACGACTCGCCCGGGTGGAGAACGCCCTCAACAGCCTGGAGGACGACGCTCCGCCAGAGGAGAAG CGAACCCTGACGGAGAAGCGTAAGCTGCTGATGAGGCAGCACGACGACGCcaaggagctgaaggagaaccTGGACCGCCGCGAGCGTCTGGTGTCCAGCATCATGGAGGAGCACCTGGAGGCAGAGAGCCTGGACGACTACAGGCACTTTGTGAAAATGAAGTCGGCGCTCATCATCGAGCAGCGAAAGCTGGAAGACAAGATGAAGCTGGGCGAGGAGCAGCTGAAGTGCCTGATGGAGAGCCTGCCGCTGGGATCGAGAACCTGA